One Nocardioides aromaticivorans genomic window carries:
- a CDS encoding DUF6167 family protein, protein MIKSGVVFGAGVAAGVYGVVKVRRIAEAFTPDGMRDRIGAAVLGARLFREEVAQGQADAETRLREHYRTLESGVRAERRTELEARTTMTASVAALSNKEEER, encoded by the coding sequence GTGATCAAGTCGGGCGTCGTCTTCGGCGCCGGTGTCGCGGCCGGTGTCTACGGCGTGGTCAAGGTACGCCGCATCGCGGAGGCGTTCACCCCCGACGGCATGCGCGACCGGATCGGCGCCGCCGTGCTCGGGGCGCGGCTGTTCCGCGAGGAGGTCGCCCAGGGGCAGGCCGACGCGGAAACCCGATTGCGGGAGCACTACCGGACTCTGGAGTCTGGAGTCCGGGCGGAGCGTCGTACCGAGCTCGAAGCACGCACCACCATGACGGCCTCCGTGGCCGCCCTGAGCAACAAGGAAGAGGAACGATGA
- a CDS encoding replication-associated recombination protein A, which produces MDDEPQLFDTPSSRGATSGGSLADATHAAAPLAVRMRPRGLDELVGQSHLRAPGSPLRQLVEGDQSLSLLLWGPPGTGKTTIASIISQQTGRRFVEISAVSAGVKEVRAAIDAARRDLVATGEETVLFVDEVHRFSKAQQDALLPGVENRWVTLVAATTENPSFSVISPLLSRSLLLRLQSLTDDDIAAVVEAAVADERGLAGELELDEAARDHIVRLAGGDARRSLTYLEAAAGAARSKGSTTIDVETAETAADQAAVRYDRDGDQHYDVVSAFIKSVRGSDADAALHYLARMIEAGEDPRFIARRLMILASEDIGLADPSALTTAVAAAQTVQLIGMPEAQLTLAHATIALAVAPKSNAVTTAIFEAIADVRAGKIGNVPPHLRDAHYSGAKSLGHGVDYVYAHDAPYGVAEQQYAPDVVLDRAYYRPTELGAESAVKQRWERVRRIIRGK; this is translated from the coding sequence GTGGATGACGAGCCGCAGCTGTTCGACACCCCGTCGAGCCGTGGGGCGACCTCGGGGGGCTCGTTGGCGGACGCGACCCATGCCGCGGCGCCGCTGGCGGTGCGGATGCGTCCGCGGGGCCTGGACGAGCTGGTGGGCCAGTCCCACCTGCGCGCCCCGGGCTCACCGCTGCGCCAGCTGGTCGAGGGCGACCAGTCGCTGTCGCTGCTGCTGTGGGGGCCTCCGGGCACCGGCAAGACGACCATCGCGTCGATCATCAGCCAGCAGACCGGGCGCCGGTTCGTCGAGATCTCCGCGGTGTCGGCGGGCGTCAAGGAGGTCCGGGCCGCGATCGACGCCGCCCGGCGCGACCTGGTCGCGACGGGGGAGGAGACCGTCCTCTTCGTCGACGAGGTGCACCGGTTCAGCAAGGCGCAGCAGGACGCGCTGCTGCCCGGCGTCGAGAACCGGTGGGTGACCCTGGTGGCGGCGACGACGGAGAACCCGTCGTTCAGCGTGATCTCCCCGCTCCTCTCGCGCAGCCTGCTACTGCGCCTGCAGTCGCTCACCGACGACGACATCGCCGCGGTCGTCGAGGCGGCGGTCGCCGACGAGCGGGGCCTCGCGGGTGAGCTGGAGCTGGACGAGGCGGCCCGCGACCACATCGTGCGGCTCGCCGGCGGCGACGCTCGGCGCTCGCTGACCTACCTCGAGGCGGCGGCCGGTGCGGCACGCTCCAAGGGCAGCACGACCATCGACGTCGAGACCGCCGAGACGGCAGCCGACCAGGCGGCGGTCCGCTACGACCGCGACGGCGACCAGCACTACGACGTCGTCAGCGCCTTCATCAAGTCGGTGCGCGGGTCCGACGCCGACGCGGCGCTGCACTATCTCGCGCGGATGATCGAGGCGGGGGAGGACCCGCGGTTCATCGCCCGCCGGCTGATGATCCTGGCCAGCGAGGACATCGGGCTGGCCGACCCGAGCGCGTTGACGACCGCGGTCGCCGCGGCCCAGACGGTGCAGCTGATCGGCATGCCCGAGGCGCAGCTGACCCTGGCGCACGCCACGATCGCCCTGGCGGTGGCCCCGAAGTCCAACGCCGTCACCACCGCGATCTTCGAGGCGATCGCCGACGTCCGGGCCGGCAAGATCGGCAACGTCCCGCCGCACCTGCGCGACGCGCACTACTCCGGGGCGAAGTCGCTGGGCCACGGCGTGGACTACGTCTACGCCCATGACGCCCCCTACGGCGTGGCGGAGCAGCAGTACGCCCCGGACGTGGTCCTCGACCGCGCCTACTACCGCCCCACCGAGCTCGGCGCGGAGTCCGCCGTCAAGCAGCGGTGGGAGCGGGTACGCCGCATCATCCGCGGCAAGTAG
- a CDS encoding ABC transporter ATP-binding protein — protein MTNETIAETSMPDVPEGHGAAQADPDAKPILEVDGLRMYFPVKSSGLVRRTVGHVQAVDGVSFQVPEAGSLGLVGESGCGKSTTGRLITRLYEPTGGSIRFDGRDIAKAKPRELKPLRREIQMIFQDPYTSLNPRQTVGAIVGAPLEIHKVVPKDKVLPRVQELLEIVGLNPEHYNRYPHEFSGGQRQRIGIARALTLQPKILVADEPVSALDVSIQAQVINLLQDIQREFGVAFLFIAHDLAIVRHFCPEIAVMYLGKIVEIGDRDSIYGNAHHPYTQALLSAVPDVRQAAIGGRRERIRLQGDVPSPIDPPSGCRFRTRCPIAQEICARHEPPLMQIGRRHKVACHFPGRLGEAPREPLTTGLLGVDGEGRPDPGASPSNDLVEQPGYADTWFDLDAKSIGRA, from the coding sequence ATGACGAACGAGACGATTGCCGAGACCTCGATGCCGGACGTGCCCGAGGGCCACGGTGCCGCCCAGGCCGACCCCGATGCCAAGCCGATCCTCGAGGTCGACGGGCTGCGGATGTACTTCCCGGTCAAGTCCTCCGGGCTGGTCCGTCGTACGGTCGGTCATGTCCAGGCCGTCGACGGGGTGTCCTTCCAGGTGCCCGAGGCGGGATCGCTGGGCCTCGTGGGCGAGTCCGGGTGTGGCAAGTCGACCACCGGTCGCCTGATCACCCGGCTCTACGAGCCGACCGGCGGCTCGATCCGCTTCGACGGCCGCGACATCGCCAAGGCGAAGCCGCGCGAGCTCAAGCCGCTGCGCCGGGAGATCCAGATGATCTTCCAGGACCCGTACACCTCGCTGAACCCGCGCCAGACGGTCGGCGCGATCGTCGGCGCCCCGCTCGAGATCCACAAGGTCGTGCCGAAGGACAAGGTCCTCCCGCGGGTCCAGGAGCTCCTCGAGATCGTCGGCCTCAACCCCGAGCACTACAACCGCTACCCGCACGAGTTCTCGGGTGGCCAGCGCCAGCGCATCGGCATCGCCCGCGCGCTCACGCTGCAGCCCAAGATCCTCGTCGCCGACGAGCCGGTGTCGGCCCTCGACGTGTCGATCCAGGCGCAGGTCATCAACCTGCTGCAGGACATCCAGCGCGAGTTCGGCGTGGCCTTCCTGTTCATCGCCCACGACCTCGCGATCGTGCGGCACTTCTGCCCCGAGATCGCGGTCATGTACCTCGGCAAGATCGTCGAGATCGGCGACCGCGACTCGATCTACGGCAACGCCCACCACCCGTACACCCAGGCGCTCCTGTCGGCCGTCCCCGACGTCCGGCAGGCCGCGATCGGCGGTCGCCGGGAGCGGATCCGCCTGCAGGGTGACGTGCCGAGCCCGATCGACCCGCCGTCCGGCTGCCGGTTCCGCACCCGCTGCCCGATCGCGCAGGAGATCTGCGCCCGGCACGAGCCGCCGCTCATGCAGATCGGTCGGCGCCACAAGGTCGCCTGCCACTTCCCGGGCCGCCTCGGCGAGGCGCCCCGCGAGCCGCTGACGACCGGCCTGCTCGGTGTCGACGGCGAGGGCCGGCCGGACCCGGGCGCCAGCCCGAGCAACGACCTGGTCGAGCAGCCCGGCTACGCCGACACCTGGTTCGACCTCGACGCCAAGAGCATTGGCCGCGCCTGA
- a CDS encoding ABC transporter ATP-binding protein: protein MDSSVNLAKPAPGSSSAAAETFLSVRDLMVHFPTSDGVVKSVNGLSFDLKAGETLGIVGESGSGKSVSSMAIMGLHYGTGAKISGEIVLEGTDLLQLTPDEMRRKRGQDVAMIFQDPLSAMHPYYTVGNQIMEAYRVHNDVSKAEAKRRAIEMLDRVGIPNPDRRVNDYPHQFSGGMRQRAMIAMGLINNPGLLIADEPTTALDVTVQAQILDLLQDLQREFNSAIIIITHDLGVVAEMADDVLVMYAGRAVEYGPCKEILTHPEMPYTWGLLSSVPDVTGDTDARLIPIPGNPPSLLNPPSGCAFHPRCIHRDKVPGDLCRTTMPDLVPGQRGAHHTKRCHLANSDAIYQNEVLPEIAPDLADELPEEQR, encoded by the coding sequence ATGGACAGCTCTGTCAACCTCGCCAAGCCTGCGCCCGGGTCGTCGTCCGCCGCCGCGGAGACCTTCCTGTCGGTGCGCGACCTGATGGTCCACTTCCCGACCAGCGACGGCGTGGTGAAGTCCGTCAACGGCCTCTCCTTCGACCTCAAGGCCGGGGAGACGCTGGGCATCGTCGGCGAGTCGGGATCCGGCAAGTCCGTGTCGAGCATGGCCATCATGGGCCTGCACTACGGCACGGGCGCGAAGATCTCGGGTGAGATCGTCCTCGAGGGCACCGACCTGCTGCAGCTCACGCCGGACGAGATGCGTCGCAAGCGCGGCCAGGACGTCGCGATGATCTTCCAGGACCCGCTCTCGGCGATGCACCCGTACTACACGGTCGGCAACCAGATCATGGAGGCCTACCGCGTCCACAACGACGTCTCGAAGGCGGAGGCCAAGAGGCGCGCCATCGAGATGCTGGACCGGGTGGGCATCCCGAACCCCGACCGCCGGGTCAACGACTACCCGCACCAGTTCTCGGGCGGCATGCGCCAGCGCGCGATGATCGCGATGGGCCTGATCAACAATCCCGGCCTGCTCATCGCCGACGAGCCCACGACGGCGCTCGACGTGACGGTGCAGGCGCAGATCCTCGACCTGCTGCAGGACCTGCAGCGGGAGTTCAACTCGGCGATCATCATCATCACCCACGACCTCGGCGTCGTGGCCGAGATGGCCGACGACGTGCTGGTCATGTACGCCGGCCGGGCCGTAGAGTACGGCCCCTGCAAGGAGATCCTGACCCACCCGGAGATGCCGTACACCTGGGGCCTGCTCTCCAGCGTCCCGGACGTCACCGGTGACACGGATGCACGCCTGATCCCGATCCCCGGCAACCCGCCCAGCCTGCTCAACCCCCCGAGCGGCTGCGCCTTCCACCCGCGGTGCATCCACCGCGACAAGGTGCCCGGTGACCTTTGCCGGACGACGATGCCCGACCTGGTGCCGGGACAGCGCGGCGCGCACCACACGAAGCGCTGCCACCTGGCGAACTCCGATGCCATCTACCAGAACGAGGTGCTCCCGGAGATCGCGCCCGACCTGGCCGACGAGCTCCCGGAGGAGCAGCGATGA
- a CDS encoding ABC transporter permease has protein sequence MFAFLVRRVFAGVVMVIVMSLVTFVLFFASPVDIAAYACGKNCSPAIKEQTRKALGYDDPTLVQWKDFMGGIVKGRVYPNDPELREAAPQLVTKCEAPCFGYSQLNLKTVNEEISEALPITASLAVFALILWLIGGVALGSIAALTKGSFLDRGLVGISLVFYAFPTFFIGLLLLKFVSIKWGLWDTPVYTPIAEGGVGKWLYNLFLPSLTLAVVFMAAYVRMTRAFVLEAMSEDYIRTAHSKGLSRGRVLRKHTLRAALTPLVTMAGLDFAGLMGGAIITEFVFNFNGLGKLVVEANRTYDLPTIIGVVILAASFVIIMNIIVDVLYAVIDPRVRLG, from the coding sequence GTGTTCGCCTTCCTCGTCCGCCGCGTGTTCGCCGGCGTGGTCATGGTCATCGTGATGAGCCTCGTCACGTTCGTCCTCTTCTTCGCCTCGCCGGTCGACATCGCTGCCTATGCCTGCGGCAAGAACTGCTCCCCGGCCATCAAGGAGCAGACCCGCAAGGCGCTCGGGTACGACGACCCGACGCTCGTGCAGTGGAAGGACTTCATGGGCGGCATCGTCAAGGGGCGGGTGTACCCCAACGACCCGGAGCTGCGTGAGGCCGCGCCGCAGCTGGTCACCAAGTGCGAGGCGCCCTGCTTCGGCTACTCCCAGCTCAACCTGAAGACGGTCAACGAGGAGATCAGCGAGGCGCTGCCGATCACCGCGTCGCTGGCGGTCTTCGCCCTCATCCTCTGGCTGATCGGTGGTGTCGCCCTCGGCTCCATCGCGGCCCTGACCAAGGGGAGCTTCCTCGACAGAGGCCTCGTCGGCATCTCCTTGGTCTTCTACGCGTTCCCGACCTTCTTCATCGGCCTGTTGCTCCTCAAGTTCGTCTCGATCAAGTGGGGCCTGTGGGACACGCCGGTGTACACGCCGATCGCCGAGGGCGGCGTGGGGAAGTGGCTCTACAACCTCTTCCTGCCGAGCCTGACGCTGGCCGTGGTCTTCATGGCCGCCTACGTCCGGATGACGCGCGCCTTCGTGCTCGAGGCGATGAGCGAGGACTACATCCGCACCGCCCACTCCAAGGGACTCTCGAGGGGCCGGGTGCTCCGCAAGCACACGCTGCGTGCAGCACTCACCCCGCTGGTCACCATGGCCGGCCTCGACTTCGCCGGCCTGATGGGCGGCGCGATCATCACGGAGTTCGTCTTCAACTTCAACGGCCTGGGCAAGCTGGTCGTGGAGGCCAACCGCACCTATGACCTGCCGACGATCATCGGCGTGGTCATCCTGGCCGCCTCCTTCGTGATCATCATGAACATCATCGTGGACGTGCTCTACGCCGTCATCGACCCGCGCGTCCGGCTGGGCTGA
- a CDS encoding ABC transporter substrate-binding protein, translating into MASNKKRMLAVTAGALLASTALAACGSDDDGGTKGEAGAKGGTLYFVNDTPIDHWDPQRTYVGTDISKQSRLVYRELVTFGTSEDPAESATPLPDLATDTGTSTEGGKVWQFTLRDGVKWQDGKDVTCEDLKYGFSRNFATDVIVGGPSFYPLSYLDVPADADGTPQYKGPYTKKGQDLYDKAVTCDGKTITYNFNKPWPDFNLAIAALHFASPYRADLDEGDKSNYQIFSNGPYKLEGSWDKASGGTFVRNDQYDPKTDETDSRKALPDKITFKIGTKLETMYDSILADTGEASCTVSDRRLPPSKFSEIPALEEKGFYQNPESPYVDYLWFNTEKLPLEVRQALATATNREGWIAAGGGERSYIPAYSVVNPSVAGYKEVSTFKDIPLAGDPDAAKKILTDAKIKTPYKIELRYPQSDTADKQAAALKETWDKAGFDVKLSPEGDVYYSNIQKPDHNYDVGWAGWGADWPSPMTVLPPLFDSRANITSGSLGQDYGKYVGKEFNEKISEAQNATSLDDSIAALQEADQILADDMVYMPLEIAKFNWVTGSKVDFHTTPGSNSFPDLGLIGLRDGGC; encoded by the coding sequence ATGGCCAGTAACAAGAAGCGGATGCTCGCGGTGACCGCGGGCGCGCTGCTGGCGTCGACGGCACTGGCCGCTTGCGGCAGTGACGACGACGGCGGGACGAAGGGAGAAGCCGGAGCGAAGGGCGGCACTCTGTACTTCGTCAACGACACCCCCATCGACCACTGGGACCCCCAGCGGACCTACGTCGGCACCGACATCTCGAAGCAGAGCCGCCTGGTCTACCGCGAGCTGGTGACGTTCGGCACGAGCGAGGACCCGGCCGAGTCGGCGACGCCGCTCCCCGACCTGGCCACTGACACCGGCACCTCGACCGAGGGTGGCAAGGTGTGGCAGTTCACGCTGCGTGACGGCGTGAAGTGGCAGGACGGCAAGGACGTCACGTGTGAGGACCTGAAGTACGGCTTCTCGCGCAACTTCGCCACCGACGTCATCGTCGGCGGCCCGTCCTTCTACCCCCTCTCCTACCTGGACGTCCCCGCGGACGCGGACGGCACCCCGCAGTACAAGGGTCCGTACACCAAGAAGGGCCAGGACCTGTACGACAAGGCCGTCACCTGTGACGGCAAGACGATCACGTACAACTTCAACAAGCCGTGGCCGGACTTCAACCTGGCCATCGCGGCGCTGCACTTCGCCTCGCCGTACCGTGCGGACCTGGACGAAGGCGACAAGTCCAACTACCAGATCTTCTCGAACGGCCCCTACAAGCTCGAGGGCAGCTGGGACAAGGCGTCGGGCGGCACGTTCGTCCGCAACGACCAGTACGACCCCAAGACGGACGAGACCGACAGCCGCAAGGCCCTGCCGGACAAGATCACGTTCAAGATCGGCACCAAGCTCGAGACGATGTACGACTCGATCCTGGCCGACACCGGCGAGGCGTCCTGCACCGTCAGCGACCGTCGTCTGCCTCCCTCGAAGTTCTCCGAGATCCCGGCGCTCGAGGAGAAGGGCTTCTACCAGAACCCCGAGTCCCCGTACGTCGACTACCTCTGGTTCAACACCGAGAAGCTCCCGCTGGAGGTCCGCCAGGCCCTGGCCACGGCGACCAACCGTGAGGGCTGGATCGCCGCCGGTGGTGGCGAGCGCTCCTACATCCCGGCCTACTCGGTCGTGAACCCGTCGGTGGCGGGCTACAAGGAGGTCTCGACCTTCAAGGACATCCCGCTCGCGGGTGACCCGGACGCGGCCAAGAAGATCCTCACCGACGCGAAGATCAAGACGCCGTACAAGATCGAGCTGCGCTACCCGCAGTCCGACACCGCTGACAAGCAGGCCGCTGCTCTCAAGGAGACCTGGGACAAGGCCGGCTTCGACGTGAAGCTCTCGCCGGAGGGTGACGTCTACTACAGCAACATCCAGAAGCCCGACCACAACTACGACGTGGGCTGGGCCGGCTGGGGCGCTGACTGGCCGTCGCCGATGACCGTCCTCCCGCCGCTGTTCGACTCGCGTGCCAACATCACCTCCGGCTCGCTCGGCCAGGACTACGGCAAGTACGTCGGCAAGGAGTTCAACGAGAAGATCTCCGAGGCCCAGAACGCCACCTCGCTCGACGACTCGATCGCCGCGCTCCAGGAGGCGGACCAGATCCTCGCCGACGACATGGTCTACATGCCGCTCGAGATCGCGAAGTTCAACTGGGTGACGGGCTCGAAGGTGGACTTCCACACCACCCCGGGTTCCAACTCCTTCCCGGACCTGGGCCTGATCGGCCTTCGGGACGGTGGCTGCTGA
- a CDS encoding ABC transporter permease — MTLPATDLETHVAPPVEEGEPEGTKIVGRSPMQLAMRRFRKDKLSMAAFTVVAVYFLAAVAAPFLVKFGVLDPYTFHNTGAGNLLDEFTLPKGSFGGISGDHWLGVEPGSGRDVLARVWYGITFSLVMAVAATAIAVGLGTVFGIIAGVSGGLTDSLIGRLIDLILSFPQTLMLLALSVVFIDILEDDLHVPEGDMSNGLYVVLVLGFFGWPYVARLVRGQVLSIREREFVEAAKLMGASRWRLYFKEILPNLWAPLLVSATITMPTYVSAEAALNYLGVGIKPPTPTLGNVLSGSIDYSTSDFVFFFTPAFLIMIIVVSFNLLGDGLRDALDPKGHR; from the coding sequence ATGACTCTCCCGGCAACCGACCTGGAAACCCATGTCGCACCTCCCGTCGAGGAGGGGGAGCCGGAGGGCACCAAGATCGTCGGCCGCTCGCCGATGCAGCTGGCGATGCGGCGCTTCCGCAAGGACAAGCTGTCCATGGCGGCGTTCACCGTCGTCGCGGTCTACTTCCTCGCGGCGGTCGCAGCGCCCTTCCTGGTCAAGTTCGGCGTCCTGGACCCGTACACGTTCCACAACACCGGCGCGGGCAACCTGCTGGACGAGTTCACGCTCCCCAAGGGCAGCTTCGGTGGCATCTCCGGGGACCACTGGCTCGGCGTGGAGCCCGGCTCGGGCCGTGACGTGCTCGCCCGGGTCTGGTACGGCATCACCTTCTCCCTGGTGATGGCGGTGGCCGCCACGGCGATCGCGGTCGGCCTGGGCACGGTGTTCGGCATCATCGCGGGTGTCTCGGGCGGCCTGACCGACTCGCTGATCGGCCGGCTGATCGACCTGATCCTGTCCTTCCCGCAGACGCTGATGCTGCTGGCCCTCTCGGTCGTGTTCATCGACATCCTGGAGGACGACCTGCACGTCCCCGAGGGCGACATGTCCAACGGTCTCTACGTCGTGCTGGTCCTCGGGTTCTTCGGCTGGCCCTATGTCGCCCGCCTGGTCCGCGGCCAGGTGCTGTCCATCCGCGAGCGTGAGTTCGTCGAGGCGGCCAAGCTGATGGGCGCCTCGCGCTGGCGGCTGTACTTCAAGGAGATCCTGCCGAACCTCTGGGCCCCGCTGCTGGTGTCGGCGACGATCACGATGCCGACCTATGTCTCCGCGGAGGCGGCCCTCAACTACCTCGGCGTCGGCATCAAGCCGCCGACGCCCACCCTGGGCAACGTGCTGAGCGGCTCGATCGACTACTCGACGTCGGACTTCGTCTTCTTCTTCACCCCGGCGTTCCTGATCATGATCATCGTCGTCAGCTTCAACCTGCTGGGCGACGGACTGCGCGACGCGCTCGACCCGAAGGGTCATCGATGA
- the aspS gene encoding aspartate--tRNA ligase produces MIRNQDAGALRAEHVGQTVTLAGWVANRRDHGGVAFIDLRDASGVVQVVIRDEEVAHSLRSEYCLKVTGEVTGRGEGRENPNLPTGAIEVVAAPGTEGVEVLSAAAPLPFPISDHVDVGEEVRLKHRYLDLRRTAPGSAIRLRSDVNKAARGVLDAHDFVEIETPTLTRSTPEGARDFLVPARLQPGSWYALPQSPQLFKQLLMVAGMERYYQIARCYRDEDFRADRQPEFTQLDIEMSFVTQDDVIALGEEIVAALWKLIGYDLALPLPRMTYAEAMARFGSDKPDLRMGQELVDCTEYFKDTPFRVFSPENSAYVGAVVMPGGASQPRKQLDAWQEWAKQRGARGLAYILVGEDGELAGPVAKNLSEEERTGIAAHVGAAPGDCIFFAAGAVKSSRALLGAARLEIGRRTGLLDESAWSFLWVVDAPLFEPADEATAAGDVAVGGGAWTAVHHAFTSPQDLETFDSDPGNALAWAYDIVCNGNEIGGGSIRIHREDIQKRVFEVMGISQDEAEEKFGFLLEAFKYGAPPHGGIAFGWDRVVALLAGTDSIRDVIAFPKTGGGYDPLTAAPAPITPEQRKEAGVDARPEDENKA; encoded by the coding sequence GTGATCCGCAACCAGGACGCCGGCGCGCTGCGCGCCGAGCACGTCGGCCAGACCGTCACCCTCGCCGGGTGGGTGGCCAACCGACGCGATCACGGTGGGGTGGCCTTCATCGACCTGCGCGACGCCAGCGGTGTCGTCCAGGTCGTGATCCGCGACGAGGAGGTCGCGCACAGCCTCCGCTCCGAGTACTGCCTCAAGGTCACCGGTGAGGTCACCGGCCGCGGCGAGGGTCGCGAGAACCCGAACCTGCCGACCGGCGCCATCGAGGTCGTCGCCGCCCCGGGCACCGAGGGCGTCGAGGTGCTCAGCGCCGCGGCTCCGCTGCCGTTCCCGATCAGCGACCACGTCGACGTGGGGGAGGAGGTGCGGCTCAAGCACCGCTACCTCGACCTCCGTCGTACCGCCCCGGGTAGCGCCATCCGCCTGCGCAGCGACGTCAACAAGGCGGCGCGCGGCGTGCTCGACGCCCACGACTTCGTGGAGATCGAGACGCCGACGCTGACCCGCAGCACGCCCGAGGGCGCCCGCGACTTCCTCGTGCCCGCGCGGCTGCAGCCGGGCAGCTGGTACGCCCTGCCGCAGAGCCCGCAGCTGTTCAAGCAGCTGCTGATGGTCGCCGGCATGGAGCGCTACTACCAGATCGCGCGCTGCTACCGCGACGAGGACTTCCGCGCCGACCGCCAGCCCGAGTTCACCCAGCTCGACATCGAGATGAGCTTCGTGACCCAGGACGACGTGATCGCCCTCGGCGAGGAGATCGTCGCCGCCCTCTGGAAGCTGATCGGGTACGACCTCGCGCTGCCGCTGCCGCGGATGACCTACGCCGAGGCGATGGCCCGCTTCGGCTCGGACAAGCCGGACCTGCGGATGGGCCAGGAGCTCGTCGACTGCACCGAGTACTTCAAGGACACCCCGTTCCGGGTCTTCTCGCCGGAGAACTCGGCCTACGTCGGCGCCGTCGTCATGCCGGGCGGCGCGAGCCAGCCCCGCAAGCAGCTCGACGCCTGGCAGGAGTGGGCCAAGCAGCGCGGTGCGCGCGGCCTCGCCTACATCCTGGTCGGTGAGGACGGCGAGCTGGCCGGGCCGGTCGCCAAGAACCTCTCCGAGGAGGAGCGCACCGGCATCGCCGCCCACGTGGGCGCGGCGCCGGGTGACTGCATCTTCTTCGCCGCCGGTGCGGTGAAGTCCAGCCGGGCGCTGCTCGGCGCTGCGCGCCTGGAGATCGGGCGTCGTACCGGCCTGCTCGACGAGAGCGCGTGGAGCTTCCTGTGGGTCGTCGACGCGCCGCTCTTCGAGCCCGCCGACGAGGCCACCGCCGCCGGCGACGTCGCCGTGGGTGGGGGAGCGTGGACCGCGGTCCACCACGCCTTCACGAGCCCGCAGGACCTCGAGACCTTCGACTCCGACCCCGGCAACGCGCTGGCGTGGGCCTACGACATCGTCTGCAACGGCAACGAGATCGGTGGCGGCTCGATCCGTATCCACCGCGAGGACATCCAGAAGCGGGTCTTCGAGGTGATGGGCATCAGCCAGGACGAGGCCGAGGAGAAGTTCGGCTTCCTCCTGGAGGCCTTCAAGTACGGCGCCCCGCCGCACGGCGGCATCGCGTTCGGCTGGGACCGCGTGGTCGCCCTGTTGGCCGGTACGGACTCGATCCGCGACGTCATCGCCTTCCCCAAGACCGGCGGCGGCTACGACCCGCTGACGGCTGCTCCGGCGCCCATCACGCCCGAGCAGCGGAAGGAAGCCGGTGTGGACGCGCGCCCGGAGGACGAAAACAAGGCCTGA